The Aspergillus flavus chromosome 2, complete sequence region CGATGATTATACGGTCGCATGGATCTGTGCCCTGCCACTAGAAATGACTGCTGCGAAAGCTATGCTGGATACGTTACACCACTTATTACCCCAGGCAGAAAACGATTGTAATAGTTATACTCTCGGGAGTATTCATGGTCATAATATTGTGGTGGCCTGTTTACCGTCCGGTGTATATGGAACAATAGCCGCCTCGACGGTAATATCTCAGCTGTGTTCCACTTTCCCAAAAATCCAGTTTGGGCTGATGGTTGGAATCGGAGGGGGAGTTCCTAGTACTGGGGCTGATATTCGCCTTGGCGATGTTGTAGTGAGCAAGCCAACGCCTACCTCCTGTGGTGTTATACAGTATGATTACGGCAAATTCACGCACAATGGACGGTTCCAGCGCACAGGCTCTCTGAACAAACCTCCCCGAGTTCTGTTAACCGCCATCTCTCAGATGCAGAGCGATAATATGATGGGAAACCGACCGGTTCACGGCATAATATCGCGTGCCTTGCTCAAGAACCAAGCAATGCAGGAACAGTTCTCTCGACCACAAGAAGATCTATTGTTTCATGCCCAGTATAACCACCAGCCCGGCGCCCTAGACTGTTCCAATTGTGATCGTGGCAAGGTATTAGCTCGTGCTCTGAGACCGATCGATGACCCATACATCCATTACGGTTTAATCGCTTCGGGGGATCAGGTTATAAAGGATGCTACTACCCGCGATACCATTGCGCAAGAGAGTGGCATGGGTGTTCTCTGCTTTGAAATGGAGGCGGCCGGTCTAATGGACCAACTACCTTCTCTTGTGATTCGCGGTATCTGCGATTACTGTGATTCACATAAAAACAAAAGTTGGCAAGGATATGCCGCCATTGTGGCCGCTGCATATGCCAAGGTTCTCTTATCTGTGGTTCCAGTCCAccgccaccatcatcataaGCTGGAATTACataaaatgaaagaaaaagcctGGATGGTCCCATTCAGAAAGAATACACGTTTCATAGGCCGCGAGTCCGAAATTGCAGAACTTGAGGGACGGATAGAGAATACGAAAGGACCGTCCAAGATCGCGATTTGTGGGCTAGGCGGAGTTGGAAAGACCCAAATTGCACTTGAGCTGGCCTACCGTTTACAAAGCAGGAACTCAGACTACTCAGTCTTCTGGATTCCATGTACGAGCCACGAAAGTGTGGAACAAGCATACATGACTCTGGCACAGATAGTAGGCATTCACAATGTACAGCCTGCAGAGGCGAAAAACAGCGTGAAGGCCTTTCTTAGTCAGAGTACGGGGCGGTGGCTTTTAATCTTCGATAATGCGGACGATATAGATATGTGGATCCAAAGCTGCGCCGGTAACCCCAACCCAGTTCTGGTCGATTTTCTGCCTCAGAGTGATCAAGGCCGCATTCTATTCACGACTCGGAATCGAAAGCTAGCTGTAAAGCTGGCATCGTCTGATGTAATAGATATTTCCGAGCCCGATATAGAAACTGCCTCGAAAATCCTTGGCAATCTTTTGATTAAGAAAGACTTACTCGATGACAGTGATACAACAATGGCTCTGATCGAACAGCTGgcctttcttcctctggcaATAACCCAGGCAGCAGCATATATCAATGAAAATGATATTGGATTTACGGAATATGTTATGCTTCTGCAGGAACCGGAGCCAGAGGTGATAGAGCTGCTGAGTGAAGGCTTTGGAGATGGGGAGCAATATAAATCCGCGAACCCCGTTGCTACTACCTGGTTAATCTCGTTTCAACAAATTCAGAGATTGAGCCAGCTAGCAGCGGATTATCTATCATTTATGGCGTGTATAAGCCCCCGCGACATCCCACAGTCATTGCTTCCTTCGGCCatatccaagaagaagaaggttgaaGCAATAGGCCTCCTTAAAGCGTTCTCATTCATTAATGAGCAGGCCGAGGGACGCCTGAATCTCCACCGACTCGTATATTATGCAACTCGAAACTGGATGAGAAAGAACCGACAGCTTGACTCATATATTCGGAAAACCGCAGACCAACTCAATCATGTCTTTCCAACTGAAGACCATACTAATCGAAAGTTGTGGAGACAGTATCTACCTCACGCTGTAGCATTGATTAGTCAACGTGAGTTCCTTGAGCAACAGAAAGTATATGCTACATTTCTTGAGAAGGTTGGGATGTGCCTGTATCGGGATGGCAGATATGGTGAAGCCGAAGACCCAGTGCTACGGGCAATGGACATCAACGTACAAATCCTAGGGCGGGAACATACTTCTACCCTTGATAGTATGGCCAGACTTGCGTGGATACACATGAAGCAGGGCCGATGGAAAGACGCAGAACAACTACAAGTACACGTACTGGCGGCTAGTAAGAGAGTTCTAGGACCAAAGCATCTTGATACTCTGGCTAGTATGAATGACTTAGCATGCACATACCATGAACAGGGTCGACAGGAAGAATCAGAAAATCTACAGATACAGGCGCTGGCAGCCCTCAAGGAAACTCTAGGGCTAGAACATGCAGTCACCCTAACAAGTATGAACAATCTAGCTTCTGTATACCGGTACCAGATGCGTTggaaagaagcggaagacCTTGAGCTGCAAGTTATAAAACTCCGTAAGCGGGTACTAGGTTCGGATCATCCAGACACAGTGACTGCCATGAACAATATGGCACTTATATATCAGGGGCaggaaagatggaaggaGGCAGAAGCACTAGGGGCACAGGTAATAGAGGCGCGAAGAATGATAATTGGTGAAGAACATCCTGACACTTTGGCAAGCATGATTGTTCTGGCGTTGGGGTACAGGGACCAGAAACGGTGGAAGGAAGCTGAGGATCTGATGTTGAAAGTGATAAAGACCCAGAAGCAGGCGATCGGACCAGAGCATCTGGACACTCTGAACGTGTTGGAATGGCTAGCATCTACATACTGGAGCCAGGGACGATGGAGGGATGCAGAGAAAATATATTCCGATCTGGTGGAAACACACAAGCGCGTGCTAGGGCCCAAACACCCCAAGACTGTGAGCAACATGGCCTGGCTAGCGCACATATACTGGCACCAACAGCGGTGGAAGGATGCagaggagctggagatcCATATCCTAGAGACCCGCAAGTGTGTACTAGGGCCAGAGCATCCAGACACATTGGCCATTATGCACGATCTAGCCCATACCTTGATGAGGTTTCAACAGAAGGTTGGGGATGCTTTGGCTTTGATGGAACAGTGTGTTTCGCTCCGAGATAAGGTATTAGGGCCTGATCATCCAGATACGCTACGCTCCTCCCATAAACTTAGTGAATTCAAAAAAGCAGATCACTTACCAGATACAAACCAACAGATGTCTGATCAAGTGGAAAGTGATCAATCTATGAGAGAAATCTCCACAGCTCTGGTGATCACTGCACCAGATACCAAGCACATTAACCGGGCCAAAAGTTTAGCGACCCCTATAAGATGGCCATTCGAAAACCACCCTCTCCTCATTGCTTCCAGAAACATTTCATCTGTATCCCAAGGTCACGACTTACGAGAGGTTGATTAAGTGATGCCAATGGTCGGCCgaaatctattattacaCCCAGAATTAACGCCCCGCTTTCAGCAGTTCAAGGATGCTAACATGGTAATTGTCGCTATCATTGACGCAGATTTAATTTAGAAGAGGAATAGTTCCTGTCTCTATGCCAGTCAGAGTGTCCTGTTCCTTCGCCTCTTCACCCTCGCGGTAGTGTATCGCAAAGAAGTCCATTGTCGGTATCTTggatgctcttcttcttcctctccgtcTTGTCGTTTCAGGGCTCGCATGCGTACGACCTGTGTGTTTGACAGTTGTAGGACGATACTGGAAAGGTCAACACTAAATCGGTCTCCTATTGATCGCGTTTAAGCCACACGCCAGCCCGTTAGTAGTTGAGTAGTAATCACCAGCGAGATGTGGGACGGCTACGGAAGAGATTTTTACCTAATAGTTGTGTCTGTCTTCGCCctcttttctgtctttcccGGTGACTGTGTGATCTTTGATTGTCACAAATTGGATTCTCTCTGTCGATATATATGATATGCCACAATGTGGATGAGTCGGCGATATTGAGGATACTAGCACTTGAATTGATACATGGCATGCAAAAACAGATTGCAACGAGTGCAAAGTATCATAACAAAAGAGAGGTTTACAATGGGGGATAcaaaaaaagcaacaaacagaaaaagcATACCTGCGAAATCTCAAGCAGAGCCTTGCGATTAAAACTGGGCTGACATTTAACGTCGGCATCCGCAGTTTACCTTTCTATCTCTCACGCTACCCCGTCCACCACACTCACCGCAAGCGAGCTCCGGGTATGCTGGATTCCTCCTTGCGCCTCTACAATCGCCGCATGTTTTGTGTAAGAAGTACATGCCGGTTCCGCCACACTCCTCACATTTTGGCTCAGGCCTTCTGGTAACCACCCCATCTGACGGGACTAGGTGCGTCAGAGTGTGAACCAATATACGAACTGGATGTGGTTGACAGAGAGCTGGTTTCGTGTCTGCTGGTATGTCTGAAGCTGACTCCAAAGTTATTTATTGTTATCTGATTAAAGCAAGTAGAAATGACAAGTTGATGGGTTAACTCCGAATGATGAGATTCACGGCGCTTACAGAACTGGCTTCTTGACGGTCAGGTGCCACACCGCTTTACATCTGAACGGCAGAATCTTGaaccctcttctctcttggTTATAGTAGCAGCTTTTGTTGTGCCATAAGCAGGAGTAGTTGTGCGGTTAGAAGGATAATGAGTGCTTTATTGTGAGTTTGTATAAATATAGCTTGTTTACCCGACCGCCGAGCTTTCAAATCCTCCGCCCTTTCTGATTGGACAATAGATCTCTAAAATATTCAACCGCTTGCAGATGCACGGGTTATACTGGCCCTTAAGTGTTCTCCGTCATCTGGAAGATCAAGATTCTGACTGATATCAACCACTGCAGCACTTCGAGATTGCAGGCCTATCGTCATTTCTAAACCGTCAGGCGTTAGTGAAAAACCAAGGCACACATGTTCAAAGGCTTTTTGACGAATATCCCGGCACATTCACAAGCACTGGGGCTTATACAAGGCGCAACCCACGTGTGAATCGCATGAAGTGACAGGTTGGACTCGTCTTAAGGGAGTTTATCCATGGTCTCAAGGTTCTCCTAATCCGGTTAGACCATTGCCAAGAAAGACCACGCCTCAGGCCCACATCCGAATCCGTAGAATTCCATTCCAACATCGATCCTGCTGACATCCATCATTCTTCCAATTACTATCTCAACAAGATGTAACATGTATCACCTTCTCTGCAATCACACCTTCGTTTTACTAAACTACAGGGGCTTAATTATGGATACAACTATTCAGATAAGATCTCTTCTTCGCTGCCAAGCTCTAATGAAAGCTTCGCACTTGCCGAGACTAGGGAGCAGTGTACTATCGGGATCAATGGCTAATGCCCAGCACCGTCGTGAAGAAAAGCTGTGGCCTACGTGATTCAGCCTCAGTTACACGCCTGACTCTAATAGTATCAGCATAAAGGATCTGATATAGCGCCACGATCCTATACAGTACAGCCTGATTGGAGAAAGCACGGTCTAACGGGTTTATCTCCGATACTCTCATGAAACTGTTACGAGATGCCCTAAACCCAATTTGGCGGACCTTGCGAGTACTTTCAGGCCCAGGGCCGAACTCCGAACAGAGGACGT contains the following coding sequences:
- a CDS encoding kinesin, with amino-acid sequence MRLTHDDYTVAWICALPLEMTAAKAMLDTLHHLLPQAENDCNSYTLGSIHGHNIVVACLPSGVYGTIAASTVISQLCSTFPKIQFGLMVGIGGGVPSTGADIRLGDVVVSKPTPTSCGVIQYDYGKFTHNGRFQRTGSLNKPPRVLLTAISQMQSDNMMGNRPVHGIISRALLKNQAMQEQFSRPQEDLLFHAQYNHQPGALDCSNCDRGKVLARALRPIDDPYIHYGLIASGDQVIKDATTRDTIAQESGMGVLCFEMEAAGLMDQLPSLVIRGICDYCDSHKNKSWQGYAAIVAAAYAKVLLSVVPVHRHHHHKLELHKMKEKAWMVPFRKNTRFIGRESEIAELEGRIENTKGPSKIAICGLGGVGKTQIALELAYRLQSRNSDYSVFWIPCTSHESVEQAYMTLAQIVGIHNVQPAEAKNSVKAFLSQSTGRWLLIFDNADDIDMWIQSCAGNPNPVLVDFLPQSDQGRILFTTRNRKLAVKLASSDVIDISEPDIETASKILGNLLIKKDLLDDSDTTMALIEQLAFLPLAITQAAAYINENDIGFTEYVMLLQEPEPEVIELLSEGFGDGEQYKSANPVATTWLISFQQIQRLSQLAADYLSFMACISPRDIPQSLLPSAISKKKKVEAIGLLKAFSFINEQAEGRLNLHRLVYYATRNWMRKNRQLDSYIRKTADQLNHVFPTEDHTNRKLWRQYLPHAVALISQREFLEQQKVYATFLEKVGMCLYRDGRYGEAEDPVLRAMDINVQILGREHTSTLDSMARLAWIHMKQGRWKDAEQLQVHVLAASKRVLGPKHLDTLASMNDLACTYHEQGRQEESENLQIQALAALKETLGLEHAVTLTSMNNLASVYRYQMRWKEAEDLELQVIKLRKRVLGSDHPDTVTAMNNMALIYQGQERWKEAEALGAQVIEARRMIIGEEHPDTLASMIVLALGYRDQKRWKEAEDLMLKVIKTQKQAIGPEHLDTLNVLEWLASTYWSQGRWRDAEKIYSDLVETHKRVLGPKHPKTVSNMAWLAHIYWHQQRWKDAEELEIHILETRKCVLGPEHPDTLAIMHDLAHTLMRFQQKVGDALALMEQCVSLRDKVLGPDHPDTLRSSHKLSEFKKADHLPDTNQQMSDQVESDQSMREISTALVITAPDTKHINRAKSLATPIRWPFENHPLLIASRNISSVSQGHDLREVD